A single window of Nicotiana sylvestris chromosome 3, ASM39365v2, whole genome shotgun sequence DNA harbors:
- the LOC138887432 gene encoding secreted RxLR effector protein 161-like: MVENPERSVSQSYYASAIGSLMYAMYCARPDIIFAVCKLSRYTHNPNGDHWKDIVRVLGYLKRTKNFALYYNIFPSVFEGYCDASWITSVDDNKSTSGWMFTLSGGAISWASKKQTCITHSTMESEFIALAATGREAEWLRNLLLDIELWPQPMANVLLPCDSEATMSKAFSKIYNGKSRHIALRHEYIRQLISDVIITVVYIKSKDNIVDVFTKGLARDMIISTTSYCLTCKVI, encoded by the coding sequence ATGGTTGAGAACCCCGAAAGATCTGTTAGTCAATCATATTATGCTAGTGCAATTGGTAGTTTAATGTATGCTATGTACTGCGCTAGGCCAGATATTATCTTTGCGGTTTGTAAATTGTCAAGATATACTCACAATCCAAATGGTGATCACTGGAAAGATATAGTAAGGGTACTTGGTTATCTGAAAAGGACAAAAAATTTTGCCTTGTATTATAACATATTTCCATCAGTgtttgaaggatattgtgatgctaGTTGGATAACTAGTGTTGATGATAACAAGTCAACGTCTGGGTGGATGTTCACTTTAAGTGGAGGAGCAATTTCATGGGCTTCTAAGAAACAGACGTGTATTACTCATTCCACAATGGAATCTGAGTTTATTGCTTTAGCAGCTACAGGAAGAGAGGCAGAATGGCTGAGAAATCTATTGTTAGATATAGAGTTGTGGCCACAACCAATGGCAAATGTTCTCTTGCCCTGTGATAGTGAAGCAACTATGTCTAAGGCATTTAGTAAAATATACAATGGAAAATCTAGACATATTGCTTTAAGACATGAGTACATAAGACAATTAATTTCGGATGTAATTATTACTGTTGTGTATATCAAGTCTAAAGACAACATTGTTGATGTATTCACTAAAGGACTCGCGAGGGATATGATAATAAGCACAACAAGTTATTGTTTAACTTGTAAGGTAATTTAA